The nucleotide window AACTAATGGCAATTTGAATAACTTTTTCAACGGCAAAAACCAATAACCAGCAGGACCAAAATGCGCATGAATAATAACTGGTTTATCTTTAGCCAAAAACAAAGCAAATGAAGGATAGAAATGAAAAATATCGCTACATAATTTATTAAAAAAAATCACAGGATTAAAAAAACTTTTTGCTAAATCTAATGAAATAATATTTTGTATAGGAAAAATATCCAGATTTTTTATTCCATGACAGTAAACAACTGGTTTGTATCTTGAAAGATTTTTTATTTGATTAAATATCCAGTTTTCAGTTGTCTCTAAATATGGTCCTCTGAGATAATGAATAACGGTTTTCACCCTGCACCTTTTATATCATCGTGTAGAATATCTGACAATTATTATTTTGGATACTAAAACTGTAGTGCGAGGATTTATCCTCGCTGAAGCGACCTTATCATGCCAGAGGCAGACCCGCCTTTGGCGGGAAAGGTCGCACTACATGTTGTCAAATATTATGCATGAGTATATCTTTTACCGCTTCAATTACATCACTTATATCATCATCTGTCAATTTCGGTGAAATAGGAAGCGATACCGTCCTATCAGAAATCCATTCTGCGTTTGGAAAATTGCCTCTTTTGTAGCTAAATACTTTTTGATAATACGGATGTAAATGCAAAGCGATGTAGTGAACCCCTACGCCTATGTTTCTTTTGGTCATTTCATCCAGGAACTGGTCCCTTGTAATTTTAAGTTTGTCTATATCAGGCAATAAAGTATAAAGGTGATAAGCGTGCTTTGTATCAGGTTCAATAGGAGC belongs to Elusimicrobiota bacterium and includes:
- a CDS encoding DegT/DnrJ/EryC1/StrS family aminotransferase — translated: MMDIQAAIGIHQLPRIEKYWQRRQEIWNRYNDAFKNLPVFIPAPIEPDTKHAYHLYTLLPDIDKLKITRDQFLDEMTKRNIGVGVHYIALHLHPYYQKVFSYKRGNFPNAEWISDRTVSLPISPKLTDDDISDVIEAVKDILMHNI